The following coding sequences lie in one Miscanthus floridulus cultivar M001 chromosome 9, ASM1932011v1, whole genome shotgun sequence genomic window:
- the LOC136482743 gene encoding cytochrome P450 81Q32-like: MDAAAGATGSADDRLLLLAVVVVVVTVSSLAVLTAIHSRRNVPRGAPSPPSLPLLGHLHLLGYPLHRSLFSLAVAHGPGGASTAAAAAPVLSLHLGARRALLVSAHAAAVECFTERDAALAGRPRLLAGDVLGYGCTDILWASYGDHWRTLRRFFSAELLSASRLNTRAADRRAEVAALVHTLIRDAADAAGTTAAATSVMVTLRPRLFEFVINVMLRALIGASLHGSDARRWQEIVEESVRLNAAPSVGDLYPALRWVDRLRGVDAALSRLQARRDALLVGLIEDHCRKRDAGGVRDTDTGNKVALDELLSLQETDPIYYTDTVIKGIVMAILQGGTGTSMLTIEWAMAQLLLHPEAINKVRTEIDTHVGTARLVEESDIASLTYLQCVVKETLRLRPVGPIIPAHEAMEDCTVGGFHVRRGTMILVNAWAIQRDPAAWDAPDEFRPERFLDDDGGKVTAANAVPMLPFGLGRRRCPAEAMAMRLVSSTVAALVQCFEWDVGEGRTIDMTEGGGLSMPMATPLAAVCRPREFVKSMLSAST; the protein is encoded by the exons ATGGACGCAGCAGCAGGCGCCACAGGCAGTGCCGACGATCGCCTGCTCCTTCTTGCCGTCGTGGTGGTCGTCGTCACCGTCTCCTCGCTTGCCGTCCTCACCGCCATCCACTCCAGACGAAACGTCCCACGTGGAGCTCCGAGCCCGCCGTCGCTCCCTCTGCTCGGCCACCTCCACCTGCTCGGCTACCCACTGCACCGCTCCCTGTTCTCGCTCGCCGTCGCGCACGGTCCCGGCGGGGCCAGCACGGCCGCAGCCGCTGCGCCGGTCCTGTCTCTGCACCTTGGCGCGCGGCGCGCGCTGCTGGTGTCCGCGCACGCCGCGGCCGTCGAGTGCTTTACCGAGCGCGACGCCGCCCTGGCGGGCCGCCCGCGGCTGCTGGCCGGCGACGTCCTGGGCTACGGGTGCACCGATATCCTGTGGGCTTCCTACGGCGACCACTGGCGAACGCTACGCAGGTTCTTCAGCGCCGAGCTCCTCTCGGCCTCCCGCCTCAACACGCGCGCCGCCGACCGCCGCGCAGAGGTCGCCGCCCTCGTCCACACCCTGATTCGCGATGCTGCTGATGCTGCCGGCACCACGGCTGCTGCTACGTCGGTGATGGTCACCCTGCGGCCAAGACTTTTCGAGTTCGTCATCAACGTGATGCTGCGCGCGCTCATCGGCGCGTCCCTGCACGGTAGCGACGCTCGCCGGTGgcaggagatcgtcgaggagagCGTCCGGCTCAACGCGGCGCCCAGCGTCGGGGACCTGTACCCTGCTTTGCGGTGGGTCGACCGGCTACGAGGCGTGGACGCGGCGCTTTCGAGGCTGCAGGCGAGGCGCGATGCGTTGCTCGTCGGCCTCATCGAGGATCACTGTCGAAAGCGTGACGCTGGTGGTGTCCGAGACACCGATACCGGGAACAAAGTTGCCCTTGATGAGCTCCTGTCTCTGCAAGAAACAGATCCCATCTACTACACCGATACTGTCATCAAAGGCATCGTCATG GCAATACTCCAAGGAGGGACTGGGACATCTATGCTGACAATCGAATGGGCGATGGCACAGCTGCTGCTGCATCCTGAAGCCATCAACAAGGTGAGGACGGAGATCGACACGCACGTCGGAACAGCTCGGCTGGTGGAGGAATCGGACATCGCCAGCCTCACGTACCTACAGTGCGTCGTCAAGGAAACCCTCCGTCTGCGCCCCGTGGGTCCCATCATCCCGGCGCACGAGGCCATGGAGGACTGCACCGTCGGCGGGTTCCACGTCCGGCGGGGCACCATGATCCTCGTGAACGCCTGGGCGATCCAGCGGGACCCCGCGGCCTGGGACGCGCCAGACGAGTTCAGGCCGGAGCGGTTCTTGGACGACGATGGTGGCAAGGTGACGGCGGCGAACGCCGTTCCCATGCTGCCGTTCGGGCTGGGCCGTAGGCGGTGCCCCGCTGAGGCCATGGCGATGCGCCTTGTTAGCTCCACGGTGGCGGCGCTTGTGCAGTGCTTCGAGTGGGATGTTGGGGAAGGCAGAACGATTGACATGACAGAAGGTGGTGGGCTGTCCATGCCCATGGCGACACCGTTGGCTGCTGTCTGCAGGCCTCGTGAGTTTGTGAAGAGCATGCTGTCTGCCTCAACATGA